A window of the Cucurbita pepo subsp. pepo cultivar mu-cu-16 chromosome LG01, ASM280686v2, whole genome shotgun sequence genome harbors these coding sequences:
- the LOC111781585 gene encoding transcriptional activator DEMETER-like isoform X1 produces the protein MNSQYNSSGDFYAGNLLLRNQNLYSGSRPSSNDSYAQHVRTYGLPMYQPNHNNPVSMTQGNQMSIFMNSAHTPPVSSHLENFAYDHIATSSFLVRDESSSFRKDGEDDFIRMFQAEAPRQPCDELLQSIVESSCVGNSTPFKGTKDFGKQRDLEIDLNKTPEQRPPKRRQHTPMVFSGESFTDLLNLPLDENLSLYEETQENFVTVPLDEATQKRHDELLKDLTDTLSAGISEPTNEAEKGSDQVIDHKTTEQKTPKRRKHRPKVIKEGKPKKSPKPVTPKISKETPSGKRKYVRRKNIKEAVTPPENIMEIKDSNPEAKTKSCRRVINFEMEKTGDEEQEKERNEKDMQENMGNSCFITRSNVPGFSTQSNGICGTSPDVQDNHRLGTLVAESVQPSIQSYIARMNHMMTSHISQSEREAAESPLNSSGYNKAESLFNVLRILDQGKGYQYQTGFSNGYTPVEQNIRAEEMEKFATTAKRNTYYKEMMGMNSAYSQTVPNHQSNINEARGSKRGCPLTAQPTQLCSITSLDSSVLCQEALQTGEFHRLGSSTNVGSLEIPGKKFESGLYSTLHNRYSTIQPNEDCSRHLNTTGCSPTISVGFTAEMKQAMLNGYHIRSNQITDRQSSWTKEIIGDGHIHSVVHGNNFQRRQVSHNLHPEINRMCETSGLNTVNSHRSLIIRDKCNMLQPFPHPKAPEQWYACRQPNNSILTVRQACQPMISGSLATNVQKQGYSFGMQQFSAKTTSLLEYEITRKLKSLSLKDDEGATRTEQNAIVPYNGNGAVVPYVESEYLRKRKARPRVDLDPETERIWNLLMGKEGIEGIENHEKDKEKWWEEERKVFRGRADSFIARMHLVQGDRRFSRWKGSVVDSVIGVFLTQNVSDHLSSSAFMSLAARFPVKSTSNFRTPDEVETSIVANELATCLQYPADSIRWDGQELSVPSFEMPQTSIIHQNHRVNSGTENFFTERGGQIVEEEVISSQGSFDSTITQGTAGARSCSGSNSEAEEPIVSNNSNSTHYSNFTDIKQTETTTVIEKPFSDKNRTSVFDEVSEHKHWQLPDGKQDSLTSEWNEIDNLSGHSLFNFLVNIENQQKKLPDAPSNNQLRMTSDCGVLEVEGREAFSEESISSGPSIISGCSTEKNTTCHSLNTEDPDRSSDKISAEENRPARTQETTRMEHSESVSEHSVHRQGNGIQLTSRCEYSLHDNYKPCERNNTSPLESASVSNPPPELDTPAKKSALSNVVHVHAHTEKLLPGKGNLINFSNNEAHSLSQADNEGNISPSKAKRRKVNSEKNSAIDWDSLRKQVEANGQIKEKGKDAMDSIDYEAIRLANVQEISSAIKERGMNNMLAERIKEFLNRLVTDHGSIDLEWLRDVPPDQAKDYLLSVRGLGLKSVECVRLLTLHHLAFPVDTNVGRIAVRLGWVPLQPLPESLQLHLLELYPVLETIQKYLWPRLCKLDQRTLYELHYQLITFGKVFCTKSKPNCNACPMRGECKHFASAFASARLALPAPDEKGIVASTNPISTEKQPPIVTSHLPILPPESTYTENTLETSKCEPIVEVPATPEPEPNEMTESDIEDLFYEDPDEIPTIKLSMEEFKTTLQNYIPEGDMSRALVALNPEAAYIPTPKLKNVSRLRTEHQVYELPDSHPLLREMDRREPDDPSPYLLAIWTPGETADSIQPPEQSCGSQDPDRLCNEKTCFTCNSRREANSQTVRGTLLVPCRTAMRGSFPLNGTYFQVNEMFADHESSMKPIDVPRTWLWNLPRRTVYFGTSVSSIFKGLVTEEIQQCFWRGFVCVRGFDQKTRAPRPLIARLHFPASKLAKVKNGHRE, from the exons atgaaTTCTCAGTATAACAGCAGCGGGGATTTCTATGCGGGCAATTTATTGCTTAGAAACCAAAATCTTTATTCAGGTTCAAGACCTTCCAGTAACGATAGCTACGCGCAACATGTACGCACAT ATGGACTCCCGATGTACCAACCCAATCATAACAACCCAGTATCGATGACACAAGGCAACCAAATGTCGATTTTTATGAACTCAGCCCATACACCGCCCGTCTCATCGCATCTGGAAAATTTTGCATATGATCACATCGCCACATCATCTTTTTTAGTAAGAGATGAAAGTTCAAGTTTCAGGAAAGATGGCGAGGACGACTTCATCAGAATGTTTCAAGCTGAAGCACCTCGTCAACCCTGTGACGAACTTCTACAAAGCATTGTGGAATCATCGTGTGTTGGCAATTCTACTCCATTCAAAGGAACGAAAGACTTTGGGAAGCAGAGAGATCTAGAAATTGATCTCAACAAGACACCAGAACAGAGACCCCCCAAAAGAAGACAGCATACGCCCATGGTATTCTCTGGAGAAAGCTTTACTGATTTACTTAAtcttccattagatgaaaattTAAGCCTTTACGAGGAAACACAGGAGAATTTTGTCACAGTTCCACTAGATGAAGCAACTCAGAAGCGACATGATGAACTCTTGAAAGATCTCACGGATACATTATCTGCGGGCATTTCTGAACCAACGAATGAAGCGGAGAAGGGCAGCGATCAAGTAATTGATCACAAGACAACAGAGCAGAAGACACCAAAGCGTAGAAAACATAGGCCCAAGGTTATAAAggaaggaaaacccaaaaagtcTCCTAAGCCGGTTACACCAAAGATTTCCAAGGAAACCCCATCAGGAAAGAGAAAGTATGTAAGGAGGAAGAACATCAAAGAAGCTGTTACTCCACCTGAGAATATTATGGAGATTAAAGATTCGAACCCTGAAGCTAAAACAAAATCCTGCCGGAGagtaataaattttgagatgGAAAAAACTGGAGATGAGGAGCAGGAAAAGGAACGAAATGAGAAGGATATGCAAGAGAACATGGGGAACTCTTGCTTCATTACGAGATCAAACGTTCCAGGCTTCAGCACTCAAAGTAATGGTATCTGTGGAACAAGTCCAGATGTTCAAGACAATCATCGGCTGGGAACACTGGTGGCTGAAAGTGTGCAACCTTCAATACAGAGTTACATTGCTCGTATGAATCACATGATGACCTCTCACATATCACAATCCGAAAGGGAGGCAGCTGAGAGCCCATTAAACAGTTCAGGATACAACAAAGCAGAAAGTTTGTTCAATGTTCTAAGAATTTTAGATCAGGGaaaaggatatcaatatcaaacCGGATTCAGCAATGGATACACACCTGTCGAGCAAAACATCCGTGcagaagaaatggagaaatttgCAACTACAGCTAAAAGAAATACTTATTATAAGGAGATGATGGGGATGAACTCAGCATATTCTCAAACAGTTCCAAATCATCAGTCTAATATTAATGAAGCGAGGGGATCAAAGAGAGGCTGCCCGCTTACGGCTCAGCCCACACAGTTGTGCTCGATTACTTCACTGGACTCTTCAGTGTTGTGTCAAGAGGCGCTTCAAACGGGTGAGTTCCACAGACTAGGCAGCAGTACAAACGTAGGTTCCTTAGAAATTCCTGGGAAGAAATTTGAGTCTGGACTCTACTCAACCCTCCATAACAGATATTCTACTATCCAACCAAATGAGGATTGCTCAAGGCACCTCAATACAACAGGTTGCAGTCCTACCATTTCAGTTGGTTTTACTGCAGAAATGAAGCAGGCCATGCTAAATGGTTATCATATTAGAAGTAACCAAATCACAGACAGACAAAGTAGTTGGACTAAAGAAATTATTGGTGACGGGCATATTCACTCAGTCGTCCATGGAAACAATTTTCAAAGGCGACAAGTCTCTCACAATCTGCACCCAGAAATAAATAGGATGTGCGAGACCTCTGGGTTGAATACGGTTAACAGCCATCGCTCTTTGATTATTCGTGACAAATGTAACATGCTCCAACCATTTCCTCATCCGAAAGCCCCAGAACAATGGTATGCATGCAGACAACCTAATAATAGTATACTGACAGTAAGGCAAGCCTGCCAACCCATGATATCAGGTTCGCTAGCAACAAATGTACAGAAACAAGGCTATTCGTTTGGCATGCAGCAATTCTCCGCTAAAACAACAA GTCTACTAGAATATGAGATCACACGCAAATTGAAGAGTCTCAGTCTTAAAGACGATGAAGGAGCCACCAGGACGGAGCAAAATGCTATTGTTCCATATAATGGAAATGGTGCAGTAGTTCCATATGTGGAGTCTGAATATTTAAGGAAACGTAAGGCACGACCTAGAGTTGACCTTGATCCAGAGACGGAGAGAATATGGAATTTATTAATGGGCAAGGAAGGAATCGAGGGCATTGAAAACCATGAGAAAGACAAGGAGAAATGGTGGGAAGAAGAACGGAAAGTTTTCCGTGGTCGAGCTGATTCATTCATTGCAAGGATGCATCTTGTGCAAG GAGATAGAAGATTCTCACGATGGAAAGGATCAGTTGTTGATTCAGTTATAGGAGTTTTCCTAACCCAGAATGTTTCGGATCATCTTTCAAG CTCTGCTTTCATGTCGCTAGCTGCACGATTCCCTGTAAAATCTACCAGCAACTTTAGAACTCCGGATGAAGTTGAAACAAGCATAGTGGCCAACGAGTTAGCAACTTGTCTACAGTATCCGGCAGATTCTATAAGATGGGATGGTCAGGAACTATCCGTGCCAAGCTTTGAGATGCCCCAGACTTCAATTATCCATCAAAATCACAGAGTAAATTCGGGGACTGAAAACTTTTTCACAGAGCGGGGAGGTCAAATTGTGGAGGAAGAAGTCATATCCTCACAAGGTTCCTTCGACTCCACAATCACACAAGGTACTGCAGGGGCCAGATCATGCTCTGGATCCAACTCAGAGGCAGAAGAACCCATTGTAAGTAACAATTCTAACAGCAcccattattcaaatttcacaGATATCAAACAAACGGAAACGACCACCGTGATTGAAAAACCCTTCAGTGACAAGAATAGAACTTCAGTTTTTGATGAAGTCTCAGAACATAAGCACTGGCAATTACCAGATGGAAAACAGGATTCACTAACATCAGAATGGAATGAGATTGACAATCTCAGCGGCCATTCCTTGTTTAATTTCCTTGTAAATATtgaaaaccaacaaaaaaaactgcCAGATGCTCCTTCAAACAATCAGTTGCGCATGACCTCCGACTGCGGGGTATTGGAGGTTGAAGGCCGTGAAGCATTCAGTGAAGAGAGCATATCTTCAGGACCATCGATAATATCTGGATGCTCTACAGAAAAGAACACGACTTGCCATAGCTTAAACACCGAGGATCCTGACCGAAGTTCGGATAAAATCAGTGCTGAAGAGAATAGGCCAGCAAGAACACAAGAAACAACCAGGATGGAGCATAGCGAGTCTGTCAGTGAGCACTCAGTGCACCGGCAGGGTAATGGTATTCAATTGACATCTCGTTGCGAGTATAGTCTTCATGACAATTATAAACCATGTGAGAGGAACAACACTTCCCCATTAGAAAGTGCGTCAGTTAGCAATCCTCCCCCAGAATTAGATACACCAGCGAAGAAAAGTGCCCTCTCAAATGTCGTACATGTGCATGCTCACACAGAAAAGTTGCTACCCGGAAAGGGCAATTTGATAAACTTTTCAAATAACGAGGCCCATTCTCTATCTCAGGCAGATAATGAGGGAAATATTAGCCCttcaaaagcaaaaagaagaaaggtcaATAGTGAGAAAAATAGTGCAATTGATTGGGATAGTTTGAGAAAGCAGGTGGAAGCCAATggacaaataaaagaaaagggcaaGGATGCCATGGATTCAATAGACTATGAAGCAATCAGACTAGCCAACGTTCAAGAAATTTCTAGTGCTATCAAGGAACGAGGAATGAACAACATGCTAGCTGAACGAATTAAG GAGTTTTTGAATCGTCTGGTAACAGATCATGGGAGCATTGATCTTGAATGGTTAAGAGATGTTCCCCCAGACCAAGCAAA GGATTATCTACTGAGTGTACGAGGATTGGGTTTGAAAAGTGTAGAGTGTGTTCGTCTATTAACACTTCATCATCTTGCTTTCCCT GTTGACACAAATGTTGGAAGAATAGCTGTTCGGCTTGGATGGGTTCCTCTTCAACCGCTACCCGAGTCACTACAATTACACCTTCTAGAACT GTATCCAGTGCTGGAGACCATTCAAAAATATCTATGGCCAAGATTATGCAAACTTGATCAACGAACACT GTATGAACTACACTACCAATTAATTACATTCGGAAAG GTGTTCTGCACAAAAAGCAAGCCAAATTGCAATGCATGTCCTATGAGAGGAGAGTGCAAACACTTCGCAAGTGCTTTTGCAAG TGCCCGACTTGCTCTGCCAGCACCGGATGAAAAGGGCATAGTGGCTTCAACCAATCCCATCTCCACAGAGAAACAGCCACCTATAGTCACGAGTCATTTGCCAATTCTTCCTCCTGAAAGCACATATACAGAAAATACCTTGGAAACCAGCAAGTGTGAGCCAATAGTTGAAGTACCAGCGACACCAGAACCCGAGCCCAACGAGATGACTGAAAGTGACATTGAAGATTTGTTCTACGAGGATCCTGATGAAATTCCTACCATCAAACTCAGCATGGAAGAGTTCAAAACAACTTTGCAGAACTACATCCCAGAGGGTGATATGTCTAGAGCTTTAGTTGCATTGAACCCAGAAGCTGCCTATATCCCAACGCCAAAATTGAAGAATGTGAGCAGGCTACGGACAGAGCATCAAGT GTATGAACTTCCAGATTCACATCCTCTCTTAAGAGAG ATGGATAGACGAGAACCTGATGATCCAAGCCCATATCTTCTAGCAATATGGACTCCTG GTGAAACAGCAGACTCGATTCAACCACCAGAACAAAGTTGTGGATCTCAAGACCCAGACAGGCTCTGCAACGAGAAAACATGTTTCACATGCAATAGTAGAAGAGAAGCTAATTCTCAAACAGTTAGAGGAACGCTACTG GTGCCTTGCAGAACCGCAATGCGAGGGAGTTTTCCACTCAATGGAACATATTTTCAAGTAAACGAG ATGTTCGCAGATCATGAATCCAGTATGAAACCGATTGATGTTCCAAGAACATGGCTATGGAACTTACCTAGACGAACCGTCTACTTCGGAACATCAGTATCATCAATATTCAAGG GCCTTGTGACGGAAGAGATTCAGCAATGCTTTTGGAGAG GCTTTGTTTGTGTCAGAGGATTTGATCAGAAAACCCGGGCACCACGACCTCTGATTGCTAGATTGCACTTTCCAGCAAGCAAGCTAGCCAAGGTGAAAAATGGACATAGAGAATAG
- the LOC111781585 gene encoding transcriptional activator DEMETER-like isoform X2, which translates to MNSQYNSSGDFYAGNLLLRNQNLYSGSRPSSNDSYAQHVRTYGLPMYQPNHNNPVSMTQGNQMSIFMNSAHTPPVSSHLENFAYDHIATSSFLVRDESSSFRKDGEDDFIRMFQAEAPRQPCDELLQSIVESSCVGNSTPFKGTKDFGKQRDLEIDLNKTPEQRPPKRRQHTPMVFSGESFTDLLNLPLDENLSLYEETQENFVTVPLDEATQKRHDELLKDLTDTLSAGISEPTNEAEKGSDQVIDHKTTEQKTPKRRKHRPKVIKEGKPKKSPKPVTPKISKETPSGKRKYVRRKNIKEAVTPPENIMEIKDSNPEAKTKSCRRVINFEMEKTGDEEQEKERNEKDMQENMGNSCFITRSNVPGFSTQSNGICGTSPDVQDNHRLGTLVAESVQPSIQSYIARMNHMMTSHISQSEREAAESPLNSSGYNKAESLFNVLRILDQGKGYQYQTGFSNGYTPVEQNIRAEEMEKFATTAKRNTYYKEMMGMNSAYSQTVPNHQSNINEARGSKRGCPLTAQPTQLCSITSLDSSVLCQEALQTGEFHRLGSSTNVGSLEIPGKKFESGLYSTLHNRYSTIQPNEDCSRHLNTTGCSPTISVGFTAEMKQAMLNGYHIRSNQITDRQSSWTKEIIGDGHIHSVVHGNNFQRRQVSHNLHPEINRMCETSGLNTVNSHRSLIIRDKCNMLQPFPHPKAPEQWYACRQPNNSILTVRQACQPMISGSLATNVQKQGYSFGMQQFSAKTTSLLEYEITRKLKSLSLKDDEGATRTEQNAIVPYNGNGAVVPYVESEYLRKRKARPRVDLDPETERIWNLLMGKEGIEGIENHEKDKEKWWEEERKVFRGRADSFIARMHLVQGDRRFSRWKGSVVDSVIGVFLTQNVSDHLSSSAFMSLAARFPVKSTSNFRTPDEVETSIVANELATCLQYPADSIRWDGQELSVPSFEMPQTSIIHQNHRVNSGTENFFTERGGQIVEEEVISSQGSFDSTITQGTAGARSCSGSNSEAEEPIVSNNSNSTHYSNFTDIKQTETTTVIEKPFSDKNRTSVFDEVSEHKHWQLPDGKQDSLTSEWNEIDNLSGHSLFNFLVNIENQQKKLPDAPSNNQLRMTSDCGVLEVEGREAFSEESISSGPSIISGCSTEKNTTCHSLNTEDPDRSSDKISAEENRPARTQETTRMEHSESVSEHSVHRQGNGIQLTSRCEYSLHDNYKPCERNNTSPLESASVSNPPPELDTPAKKSALSNVVHVHAHTEKLLPGKGNLINFSNNEAHSLSQADNEGNISPSKAKRRKVNSEKNSAIDWDSLRKQVEANGQIKEKGKDAMDSIDYEAIRLANVQEISSAIKERGMNNMLAERIKEFLNRLVTDHGSIDLEWLRDVPPDQAKDYLLSVRGLGLKSVECVRLLTLHHLAFPVDTNVGRIAVRLGWVPLQPLPESLQLHLLELYPVLETIQKYLWPRLCKLDQRTLYELHYQLITFGKVFCTKSKPNCNACPMRGECKHFASAFASAVPDLLCQHRMKRA; encoded by the exons atgaaTTCTCAGTATAACAGCAGCGGGGATTTCTATGCGGGCAATTTATTGCTTAGAAACCAAAATCTTTATTCAGGTTCAAGACCTTCCAGTAACGATAGCTACGCGCAACATGTACGCACAT ATGGACTCCCGATGTACCAACCCAATCATAACAACCCAGTATCGATGACACAAGGCAACCAAATGTCGATTTTTATGAACTCAGCCCATACACCGCCCGTCTCATCGCATCTGGAAAATTTTGCATATGATCACATCGCCACATCATCTTTTTTAGTAAGAGATGAAAGTTCAAGTTTCAGGAAAGATGGCGAGGACGACTTCATCAGAATGTTTCAAGCTGAAGCACCTCGTCAACCCTGTGACGAACTTCTACAAAGCATTGTGGAATCATCGTGTGTTGGCAATTCTACTCCATTCAAAGGAACGAAAGACTTTGGGAAGCAGAGAGATCTAGAAATTGATCTCAACAAGACACCAGAACAGAGACCCCCCAAAAGAAGACAGCATACGCCCATGGTATTCTCTGGAGAAAGCTTTACTGATTTACTTAAtcttccattagatgaaaattTAAGCCTTTACGAGGAAACACAGGAGAATTTTGTCACAGTTCCACTAGATGAAGCAACTCAGAAGCGACATGATGAACTCTTGAAAGATCTCACGGATACATTATCTGCGGGCATTTCTGAACCAACGAATGAAGCGGAGAAGGGCAGCGATCAAGTAATTGATCACAAGACAACAGAGCAGAAGACACCAAAGCGTAGAAAACATAGGCCCAAGGTTATAAAggaaggaaaacccaaaaagtcTCCTAAGCCGGTTACACCAAAGATTTCCAAGGAAACCCCATCAGGAAAGAGAAAGTATGTAAGGAGGAAGAACATCAAAGAAGCTGTTACTCCACCTGAGAATATTATGGAGATTAAAGATTCGAACCCTGAAGCTAAAACAAAATCCTGCCGGAGagtaataaattttgagatgGAAAAAACTGGAGATGAGGAGCAGGAAAAGGAACGAAATGAGAAGGATATGCAAGAGAACATGGGGAACTCTTGCTTCATTACGAGATCAAACGTTCCAGGCTTCAGCACTCAAAGTAATGGTATCTGTGGAACAAGTCCAGATGTTCAAGACAATCATCGGCTGGGAACACTGGTGGCTGAAAGTGTGCAACCTTCAATACAGAGTTACATTGCTCGTATGAATCACATGATGACCTCTCACATATCACAATCCGAAAGGGAGGCAGCTGAGAGCCCATTAAACAGTTCAGGATACAACAAAGCAGAAAGTTTGTTCAATGTTCTAAGAATTTTAGATCAGGGaaaaggatatcaatatcaaacCGGATTCAGCAATGGATACACACCTGTCGAGCAAAACATCCGTGcagaagaaatggagaaatttgCAACTACAGCTAAAAGAAATACTTATTATAAGGAGATGATGGGGATGAACTCAGCATATTCTCAAACAGTTCCAAATCATCAGTCTAATATTAATGAAGCGAGGGGATCAAAGAGAGGCTGCCCGCTTACGGCTCAGCCCACACAGTTGTGCTCGATTACTTCACTGGACTCTTCAGTGTTGTGTCAAGAGGCGCTTCAAACGGGTGAGTTCCACAGACTAGGCAGCAGTACAAACGTAGGTTCCTTAGAAATTCCTGGGAAGAAATTTGAGTCTGGACTCTACTCAACCCTCCATAACAGATATTCTACTATCCAACCAAATGAGGATTGCTCAAGGCACCTCAATACAACAGGTTGCAGTCCTACCATTTCAGTTGGTTTTACTGCAGAAATGAAGCAGGCCATGCTAAATGGTTATCATATTAGAAGTAACCAAATCACAGACAGACAAAGTAGTTGGACTAAAGAAATTATTGGTGACGGGCATATTCACTCAGTCGTCCATGGAAACAATTTTCAAAGGCGACAAGTCTCTCACAATCTGCACCCAGAAATAAATAGGATGTGCGAGACCTCTGGGTTGAATACGGTTAACAGCCATCGCTCTTTGATTATTCGTGACAAATGTAACATGCTCCAACCATTTCCTCATCCGAAAGCCCCAGAACAATGGTATGCATGCAGACAACCTAATAATAGTATACTGACAGTAAGGCAAGCCTGCCAACCCATGATATCAGGTTCGCTAGCAACAAATGTACAGAAACAAGGCTATTCGTTTGGCATGCAGCAATTCTCCGCTAAAACAACAA GTCTACTAGAATATGAGATCACACGCAAATTGAAGAGTCTCAGTCTTAAAGACGATGAAGGAGCCACCAGGACGGAGCAAAATGCTATTGTTCCATATAATGGAAATGGTGCAGTAGTTCCATATGTGGAGTCTGAATATTTAAGGAAACGTAAGGCACGACCTAGAGTTGACCTTGATCCAGAGACGGAGAGAATATGGAATTTATTAATGGGCAAGGAAGGAATCGAGGGCATTGAAAACCATGAGAAAGACAAGGAGAAATGGTGGGAAGAAGAACGGAAAGTTTTCCGTGGTCGAGCTGATTCATTCATTGCAAGGATGCATCTTGTGCAAG GAGATAGAAGATTCTCACGATGGAAAGGATCAGTTGTTGATTCAGTTATAGGAGTTTTCCTAACCCAGAATGTTTCGGATCATCTTTCAAG CTCTGCTTTCATGTCGCTAGCTGCACGATTCCCTGTAAAATCTACCAGCAACTTTAGAACTCCGGATGAAGTTGAAACAAGCATAGTGGCCAACGAGTTAGCAACTTGTCTACAGTATCCGGCAGATTCTATAAGATGGGATGGTCAGGAACTATCCGTGCCAAGCTTTGAGATGCCCCAGACTTCAATTATCCATCAAAATCACAGAGTAAATTCGGGGACTGAAAACTTTTTCACAGAGCGGGGAGGTCAAATTGTGGAGGAAGAAGTCATATCCTCACAAGGTTCCTTCGACTCCACAATCACACAAGGTACTGCAGGGGCCAGATCATGCTCTGGATCCAACTCAGAGGCAGAAGAACCCATTGTAAGTAACAATTCTAACAGCAcccattattcaaatttcacaGATATCAAACAAACGGAAACGACCACCGTGATTGAAAAACCCTTCAGTGACAAGAATAGAACTTCAGTTTTTGATGAAGTCTCAGAACATAAGCACTGGCAATTACCAGATGGAAAACAGGATTCACTAACATCAGAATGGAATGAGATTGACAATCTCAGCGGCCATTCCTTGTTTAATTTCCTTGTAAATATtgaaaaccaacaaaaaaaactgcCAGATGCTCCTTCAAACAATCAGTTGCGCATGACCTCCGACTGCGGGGTATTGGAGGTTGAAGGCCGTGAAGCATTCAGTGAAGAGAGCATATCTTCAGGACCATCGATAATATCTGGATGCTCTACAGAAAAGAACACGACTTGCCATAGCTTAAACACCGAGGATCCTGACCGAAGTTCGGATAAAATCAGTGCTGAAGAGAATAGGCCAGCAAGAACACAAGAAACAACCAGGATGGAGCATAGCGAGTCTGTCAGTGAGCACTCAGTGCACCGGCAGGGTAATGGTATTCAATTGACATCTCGTTGCGAGTATAGTCTTCATGACAATTATAAACCATGTGAGAGGAACAACACTTCCCCATTAGAAAGTGCGTCAGTTAGCAATCCTCCCCCAGAATTAGATACACCAGCGAAGAAAAGTGCCCTCTCAAATGTCGTACATGTGCATGCTCACACAGAAAAGTTGCTACCCGGAAAGGGCAATTTGATAAACTTTTCAAATAACGAGGCCCATTCTCTATCTCAGGCAGATAATGAGGGAAATATTAGCCCttcaaaagcaaaaagaagaaaggtcaATAGTGAGAAAAATAGTGCAATTGATTGGGATAGTTTGAGAAAGCAGGTGGAAGCCAATggacaaataaaagaaaagggcaaGGATGCCATGGATTCAATAGACTATGAAGCAATCAGACTAGCCAACGTTCAAGAAATTTCTAGTGCTATCAAGGAACGAGGAATGAACAACATGCTAGCTGAACGAATTAAG GAGTTTTTGAATCGTCTGGTAACAGATCATGGGAGCATTGATCTTGAATGGTTAAGAGATGTTCCCCCAGACCAAGCAAA GGATTATCTACTGAGTGTACGAGGATTGGGTTTGAAAAGTGTAGAGTGTGTTCGTCTATTAACACTTCATCATCTTGCTTTCCCT GTTGACACAAATGTTGGAAGAATAGCTGTTCGGCTTGGATGGGTTCCTCTTCAACCGCTACCCGAGTCACTACAATTACACCTTCTAGAACT GTATCCAGTGCTGGAGACCATTCAAAAATATCTATGGCCAAGATTATGCAAACTTGATCAACGAACACT GTATGAACTACACTACCAATTAATTACATTCGGAAAG GTGTTCTGCACAAAAAGCAAGCCAAATTGCAATGCATGTCCTATGAGAGGAGAGTGCAAACACTTCGCAAGTGCTTTTGCAAG TGCAGTGCCCGACTTGCTCTGCCAGCACCGGATGAAAAGGGCATAG
- the LOC111807677 gene encoding uncharacterized protein LOC111807677 gives MTMLGFLTIPYQWKISPSLSSSSSPFSLSTRSSLSFPLFKFPLHYSESQIPGKRKRFTALASNNDNGLGGNIKEREGERNGAKGSNGGDDLRKERGPVFNIKWAELLIDPDPDNILAVALTGLLAWASVQVLWQLFFISLAILVAALKYSFIAALLIFILITLL, from the coding sequence ATGACAATGTTAGGGTTTCTTACTATCCCATACCAATGGAAGATTTCCCCATCTctctcttcatcttcatcaccTTTTTCCCTCTCAACGAGATCTTCCCTCTCCTTTCCACTCTTCAAATTCCCTCTCCATTACTCGGAATCTCAAATTCCTGGTAAACGCAAAAGATTCACGGCGTTGGCGAGTAATAACGACAATGGATTGGGCGGGAATATcaaggagagagaaggagaaagaaatggaGCGAAGGGCTCCAATGGCGGCGATGACTTGAGGAAAGAACGAGGGCCGGTTTTCAATATCAAATGGGCTGAACTCTTAATCGATCCGGATCCTGATAACATCTTGGCCGTGGCGTTGACTGGCTTGCTTGCTTGGGCAAGTGTTCAGGTTTTGTGGCAGCTATTCTTCATCTCTTTGGCTATTTTAGTGGCTGCTCTTAAGTACTCTTTTATTGCTGCGcttcttattttcattctaaTTACATTACTatag